Genomic segment of Cytobacillus suaedae:
TCAGTCATAACAAGGAAGTTATTTATCGTTCTTCAACTTCAGTCGTTGAGGAAATGACGAAAGGTCAAGATTACCTTTATGAATTAACGGGAATTTCCTCTAACTTAATAAGAGCACCTTTTGGAAGTTCACCATACATGGTGCCTGAGTACAAACAAGCAGTGAAGGATGAAGGATTTATTTTATGGGACTGGACGATTGATAGCCGTGATTGGCAGTATAGAGATGAAAGGTATATAGGTGAAGTCATTACGCAATATGAGAAGTTATCAAGTGACAAGCCAGTCGTTATTCTCCTACATGAGCATATAGAAACAGTAGAACATTTGCCTACTTTATTAAACTACTTTGCACAAAAAGGTTATACGTTTCGCTCGTTAGATGAGTCGCTACCAGCTTATGTGAATCCTTATTAAAAAAACAGCTACACTCATGACTGAGCGTAGCTGTTTTTATTGCTAGTTATGTATGTTTATATTCATTATACCATTATTATCCAGTAATTATCAGCCTTTTTCTTTTCTTTTTTCAAGCTAGAATAAAATGGATAGGAAAGGTGGAATTTCTATGAAATTAGATTTTAGAGTTAGGCCTATTGAAGGATTTACACCGAAGATTGGTGAACTAATGTCAATGCTTGAATACACTAGGGCTTTAACACTGGAGGATATTAAGGATTTAAGTCAGGTAGAGTTGGACCAACTAGTTGATGAAGAATCCAATTCAGTTGGTGCACTTTTACTGCATATTGCTTCAATTGAAGCAGTACATCAGGTTGTTGCTTTTGAAAATAGAGACTTTAATGAAAGTGAACTACTAAAATGGGAAACTCCTTTGTGGCTCGGACAAAAAGCTCAGACAGAGATAAAGAATCAGCCGTTAGAGTACTATATTGACGAACTAACAAAAGTACGTGAGAAAACATTAGCCTTGTTTAAAACGGTGGATGATGGCTGGTTGTCCGTGGAGAAAAAATGGGATAACGGAGTTCCACATAATAACTATTGGTTATGGTATCACGTTATGGAAGATGAAATTAGTCATCGGGGGCAAATTAGAATTTTGAAACGCATGATTTTTACAAAATAGAAACCTGGTTTGAGAAGAAAGTAGAAGGAGTGTTTATAGTGATAAGAGAGATTAGATATGAAGATGCAGAATGTTTTGTAGCATTAATAAAGCAAGTCGAAGCTGAATCAGAGTTTATGTTAATGGAGCCTGGAGAAAGAAAATTAACAACTGAACAGCAACAAAACCGCATAGAACAAATGAATAAGGATGGCCATTCAGCGATCTTTGTTGCTGAACAAGAAGATGGAAAACTAGTTGGTTATTTATTTGCAATCGGGGGAAGTGCAAGAAAAACGAAGCATACTGCCTATCTCGTCATAGGTATTTTAAGAGATTATAGGGGAATGGGAATAGGAACTAAATTGTTTCAAAATGCGGAAGAGTGGGCAAAATCTCGGAATATTTCTAGATTAGAACTTACGGTAGTAACGGAAAATAAACCTGGGATTGGACTATATCAAAAAATGGGATTTGAAATCGAGGGTACAAAAAGAAATTCACTAATGATTAATGGGAAACCTATGTGTGAATATATGATGTCAAAATTATTATAGTTTTTTCACTGCAAAAAAAAGTCAGGTGATAACACGTCACCTGAAAAAAGACTTAACATTCAAATAAACACACTCCTAGTTAGATTATAAGGGAAAAATAATTAAAAATCTAGTATTAGTAAAATTTTACATATGGTAGTATTGTAACCGTATTTTACTAAGGAGATGCATAGATGAGTAAAAATGGAGTGCGGCTATTAGTAGGATTACTTTTGATTATAGCTTCTGCAAAGCCTTTATTTGATATGATTCGGGAAGTGATTCTTGAGGAAAACATAAGAGACCGCTATGAAATACACCATGCATATGTTAAAGATGGCTGGCCTTCCATTATAGATGCACCTGAGATTATGATAGGGAGTCATCATATAGAATTAATTGAGCGGGATACGGGGAAAAAGGCTCCACTTACACCATGGGATAAGAATGAAAAGGTCCCCCCAGGTGACATCATTACTGTACACTTCGTTCTAAATGGAGAAGAAATTTCAACACCATCAGAAATTTGGCTTTCAAATCGTGATCGTGGAAGTCGGTACTTTTCCTGGATTGATATTCTAAAAGTAAAAGACCTTCAAACCGGTGAAAATCGTATAGCCATTGTTCAAAGGGTTTCGGATGATGACGTCTCAATGGACCAGCGCGAGTGGAGAATCTTCTATATCAATGAAGTTGATGGACACTGGACTGAGAAACTGTTAAGGTTTCAAGATCGTAATGAAGATCTACTTGGTGTAAAGCTTATCAACTTATCTGGGACAAATCGAATGTCAATGGGCTATTATTCTGATATTTTACATCACTATCCAACGTATTTTTTCCCATTTTTGTATCCTATAGGGTCTGGATTGCTTGGAATAATACTTGTGCTAACCATTCTATTGAAGAGTTATCTTAAAAAAGTGAATTTTTCGAAAAAACTTTTGAATCCGGTAAAATAGTATGTTATATTTTTCTAGAATAGTCTAGTAGAATAATAAATACATAAGTTTAGGTAGGGTGATTTGATGATAGTTAGAGATGAATTACAAGCATTAGTTGAAAAAATGAATTCAAATCCGGAACATATTGAAAATGAAAAAGACAGAGTTTATCAAGTGAATCTAGAAGAAAGCGGTCCTCTACAAATTGTTCTAACTAGTGGAAGTGTTGAAGTGGTAGAAGGAACACCCCATGAGGCAGAGGTAACACTTTTCCTGAATGAAAAAAATTTCTCGAAACTTTTAAAGGACGACCTAAATACCACAATGGCCTTTATGACAGGTGGCTTAAAGGTTGAAGGTAAACTAGGATTAGCCTTAAAGCTTCAGGAAATCGTAAAGTTATATCAATAAAAAAGACAGCAGCGATATTTCATGATGTGAGATATCGCCTATTTTAATGGGGAGTTTTATAATGTTAGACAAATTTAAGGAATATTTAGTTGAGTACCGAAATGCCTGGAATAGCTGCAGGGTGGAGGAAATTATGAAACATGCATCACGTGATTTTAAGGCTAGATGGGCAGATGCAGAATCAGTGGTATCAGATTGGGTTTATCTGGAGGCATAAGAGGGGTGGAAAAGTGCTTACTCAATGTATGAAGGACGTGGTCCTGAGTGGCACTTTGAAGATGTTAGTATTGAAATAAACCAATATAAAGAAGCTGTTACTGTGTTGGGTAAGATTTAAAATTGATGGCTCTTTCTTACCTATAAAAAAACTGTTTAATGAGACATTTAGAATTGAAGATGGACAATGGGAAAAAATTAGAGAATATGTTGAATTGCCAATTAAAACAGTAGATTAACTAAAAACATGAGGTGTAGTGATGAGTAGTCCAGTACAGAGAAAAGTTGGGGCAATATTTATACCTGTCAAAGATATTGAATTTGCGAGGAATTGGTATTCAAAATTACTTGGAATAGTTCCAGATGGAGAAATTATTGGGGGCCACCTTTATGTCATCCCCATTGAAGGAGGAACGAACATAGTGCTAGATAGCAAAATATACTCTAAAAGGGTAATCAGGGATGAACCCTTGTTTCACTTTAATACAGAAAACATTGAGGAAGCCTATCAGTTTATGCGAGAAAAAGGCATCCATATCATTGGTGATATTGAACATGGCCACTATTTTAATTTTAAGGATCCAGACGGCAATGTAATGATGGTTTCTAGATGTTAGGGACTAAAATAAGTTGATGGCTATCTCATATATAAGATATAATAAGGTTACATTCAAAGGGGAGTAGCTTCCTACAATAAAGTCGTCATTTCAGGAAAATACTTCCTCGGCTTTGTTGGCAACAAATTGTTGTAAGCGAGACCTTTGCCAAATGCTTTGGTAAAGGTATGATGTAAAACGCTTTTACCAGATATTTGGGTAGAGGCGTTTTTTGTTTTTTAATTAGCATATCTACAATGTAAATAACATAAATGAAACGTAAGCACATGAAAAGAATGGGGGAGTTTTATGTTAAAGAAACTGTTAAAGATGTTTTTAAAGCAGCAATTATCTAAAACTAAGCACCATAAGTACTCTAGCAGTGATTATAAAAAAATGAAACACTTCGGTAATCCTTCAAAATACGGTCACCAATACTATAAGAAAAAAGGCAAATTTAAATTTAGTTCGTTTAGTAGTTAAGGAGAAGTATGTTCATTGTTGATTTACTTGAAAGAACCTTACGTAAGGGTACAGTCTTAAAAGAAAGGTACCGAATCGACCGCTTTTTAGGCAAGGGGGGGTACGGTCTAGTGTACGTAGCCTTCGATATGGAAGTAGGTCAAGAAGTGATTGTTAAGCAGCTACGTAAGCGAAAATACCGAACAGGATTAGTGACTTTTGAAAAAGAGGATAACATTCTGGAATTGTTTCAACATTCTTCTATACCTGTCTGTTATGAACGATTTCAAGAAGGTAAAAATCATTTTCTAGTTATGGAGTGGATAAAGGGGAAGAATTTTGAACAGTTGATTTTCGAAGAAGGTTTGATGTTTACTGAACGAGAATCCTTTGAAATGTTATTACAGGTACTTCAAGTTGTTAAGATGATACATGAAAAAGGAATTGTTCATCGTGATCTACGAATCCCTAATATTCTACTAAGAGCTAATGAGATTGTTATTATTGATTTTGGGTTAGCAGGGTATATAAACGATGCTTCCGAGCAGGCTGTTATTAAGGTTGAAGAGGAAAGGCTATTTCGTGAAATTGCCTTTCGGTCTGATATTTATGCTTTAGGTCATTTTGTGCTCTTTTTACTCTATTCAAGCTATGATATCAAGGGTAGAGAAAGAAGTTGGCTAGAGGAGCTCTCGTTAAGACCAATGAGTTTAAAAATAGTGAAACGAATGCTTCAAATAGATAGTGGTTATCAAGATGTTGATCAATTAATTCAAGATGTATCTAAATTCGTAGAAAGCGTTCCTACTAATGAATAGTAGGAGCGCTTTCTTTGTTTACTTAGCCTAGAAAGTAATTCGGTAATCAAAGTATATTTATGCTTTAACAAAGTATACTATACAAAAAAAGGATGGTGAAATATGTCGAATGAGCTAGCGGTAATAATAGCCATATGGGTCATTTTTCCAATTATCTTGTACTTTGCTGTTCCGCGTGAGCGTATTCGAGAAATGATAGCTGTCTTTTTGTTTTTTCAAATGTTAACTTGGTTGTTTAGTATTGTTATGACAAAGTTTGGAGTGTTAAGTGCTCCCATACGTGAGTTTCCAGAGGCAACTAAAATAAATTTTTCTTCTGAATATATTGTTTTTCCAACGGCAGCAGTATTTTTTCAGAGATGGTATCCAGAAAATGGTGGAAAAATCAAAAAGGCAATTCATTATTTATACAGTGTAGGCGGAATCATACTATTTTTACTTATTATAGGGAGAACAACCGACTTAATGAACGCAAAACCCCAGACGAGTGCAATCAATTTTTTATTCGAACTTATGCTTTGTAGAAGTTATATAGTATGGATGTTAAAGGGTGAGCCATTTACTAAATCGTTAAAAAGGCATGATGTTGTATGAATATAGAGTCGTTTATTGAACACTATGTTTGGATGATTACAGCCATTTCCTTATTTTTTATCCCTAAGGATTTTTATCGAAAAGCCAGTATTTCCTTTTTATTTATGCTTTTCGTTTCGTGGTTTCTAGGAATTCTTGTTGTAGAATACGATTTAATTGAGTACCCAGAAAGATTTTTAGCATCAGTTAACGAAACGAGTTTTACTTTTGAGTTCTTTGTGTTTCCGGTGATTGGGATTTTTTTCACTCTCTATTACCCTGCTGGCAAAAATGTATATAAAAAGGTTATATATACTTCAGGTTTTACGTCGGCCATTATAATACCTGAAATATTCCTTGAAAAATACACAGATCTCATTAAATACGTCAATTGGACATGGTACTTATCGTGGATAAGTGTATTTGCGACATTCTTGCTTTTGAGATTATTTTATATGTGGTATTTTAAGGATTGTTCATAAAAAGCCTTTAATATAAAAGCGAATAGCCCTTCCAATTATGGGAGGGCTATCTTCTTTTTGCTAGTGATTCACGGTCGGTAACCGTTGGAGGCTGCTCTAACCAGCCATTTTTTATTAGTAGATTAGCTCCGTCTTCCGCATATTGACCAATCTCGGCCATGAGTCTGACAAAGTGTGCTGATAGATCACGTCGTTGGCAAACAGATACTGCTGCTCCATAGTAACCCAATGCTACAGATATTAAAGAAACAATATGGAAAAGCATCAGTTTATCTGAAAAGGGTGGGGTTGTCGAAGCTGTAATCTCCGAAGAGATACTAGCTGGGATCGGTAAATGCTCGCTAGCAAGTATGGAACCTAACACCTCATTTTGCTTTTCACAAAGGGCTGCTCCTCGCAAAAAATAGTCTCGTATTTCTGCAGATACTGCAACCTGACTAAATCCAAGTTCCAGGAGGACCTTGACAGCGTTCTTTTGCATGTTATAAAAGATTCCACTTAGCTCTATGGCATTTATTGGCCTTCTTTCTCCAAACCAACCATTCAAGAAACTTTGTTTTTTTACGAAGTCCACTTCTTCAGGGGGATTTATACTAGGAGGCCTAGTATAAACTCCTTTTTTTAACATAATGTCCACGGTTTTATTGTACAAGTCCATCGTGCCTTGACTCATTTCGATGTAAAAGTTTCTAATATCCTCTCGTACAGAAGTACCGACACTCAGCGCATAGGCACTCATACCATGAAGAGTCATTGTCTGCATATAGATTAGCATGGATGTATCTGTGAAAAGAGGAGGAGCATTAAGGTTTACATCCGCCTTAGTGAAACCTTGAGGTACAGGATACTTTTCCTGATTGAAAAAGCCTTTTAACTTTTTTAGATGATTTTCTGACATGGTTCTTGCTTTCTCTAATATATCTGTAATTTCTTGGTCCTGACAGTTTTTGATTGCATGAGAAAGAAAGTGAAAAGCCATGCTATCATTCATATACTGTGTCCAAAGATTAGCAAGTTCCGCTGACGTTAGTCTAACAGGTGGTCTCGTATCGATTGCAATCACCCCAAATAGTGTTAATACAGAAAATAAACTCCTAAGTACTCCTGTTATTTTAGGTAATTATAGAAAATATATGTATGTGCTGAAATATAATAATGATAAAATGAAAATGAATGATAAACCATAAAAAACAATAAGACCATAGTGAGGTCGAAAAATAGACATAAAATAATTTATAAAAAATACTTGCATAAACAAGTATCGCATTATACTATTAGAAATGAGGGTGAAAATGGAGGAATATCGTTTAGACCATTCTCTCGGTTACAAGCTTTTCCATGCTTCACGTCTGATGTCGAATCGACTGAATCAGAATTTTAAAGAGCAGGGTTATCCTGTTACATATGAACAATGGCAAATATTAAGTAGGTTATACGATGAAGATGGGCAAACACAGAATCAGTTAGCCCTTCTAAATGAAAGGGACCAGCCAAGTGTTTCGAGATTAATTGATAATATGATCAAACGAAACTTGGTAAAAAGAGTGCCTCATTCAGAAGATAAAAGAATTAATCTCATCTATTTAACTGATGAAAGTAAGAAGATCCAAGTTGCTCTTGAAGGGCTTGCTAAAAAAACCATTGCAGAAGCTTCAAATGGAGTGGCAGAGGAAGATTTAGAGAACTGTTTAAAAATACTTGATACCATAAGAAAAAATTTAAAATAGTTCTTTTTTTGCATAAGTACTTGTTTAAACAAGTATTTATATAAAAAAAGAAATTTTTTTCTTGGCATATGATAATGATAATCATTAATAAATACCTTAAGGAAATGGCAAAGAAATAAGCCATCTTTTTTTAAGAGTTTAATTGATAATGATTATCTTTATCTGAATACACCTCTAGAAAGGTTTGTCAGATTCTATGAAGCTACGATACTTACTTATTGCATTATTCATACTCTCCATTGCCTCCCTATTTATCGGGGTGAAGGATGTGTCACCACTTGATCTCTTTTCATTAACTGAAGATCAGTTACAGATTCTTTTAGTCAGTCGTTTACCAAGATTGATTAGTATTATCATAGCTGGGCTAAGTATGAGTATTGTTGGTTTAATCATGCAGCAGCTAACAAGAAACAAATTTGTTTCACCAACAACGGCAGGTACGATGGACTCTGCCAGGTTAGGAATACTAGTTGCATTAATGTTATTTACATCAGCAAGCCCGATTGAGAAGATGCTCGTTGCCTTTGTATTTGCCTTACTAGGAACCTTTATATTCATTAAGATATTAGATAAGGTCAAGTTCAAGGATGCTATTTTTATTCCACTGGTAGGTTTAATGTTTGGTAATATCATAAGCTCTATCACGACATTTTTTGCTTATAAAAATGATTTAATTCAAAACATGTCATCATGGTTACAAGGGAATTTCTCAATGAGCATTCAGGGTAGATATGAGTTACTTTACATAAGTATCCCACTTGTTATCATTGCTTACCTTTATGCAAACAAGTTTACGATTGCGGGTATGGGTGAGGAGTTTGCCATTAACTTAGGTCTAAATCACAAACAAGTAGTTAATATTGGTCTTGTAATATCAGCACTTGTTACCACAGTTGTCCTCCTAACGGTAGGGATGATTCCTTTCTTAGGATTAATCATTCCAAACATTGTCACCATTTATCAAGGAGATCATTTAAAGAAAAGTCTTTCTCACACCGCAGTACTAGGAGCCGTCTTCGTTCTAGCCTGTGACATTTTGGGACGTATCATAATCTATCCATATGAAATTCCGATTGGAGTTACAGTCGGTGTTATCGGAAGCGGAATATTTCTTTACTTACTTTTGAGGAGAAAGGCACATGAGTAATAATCTGAAGCTAATTATTTTGTCCGTGATTTCAATTATATTAATTTCCATCTTTATGTTTATAGATGCTGGTGGAAACTGGGAGTATGTTTTACCAAGAAGAGGGAAGAAGATTCTAGCGATTGCTGTTACAGGTGGAGTTATCGCATTTTCAACCATCATTTTTCAAACCATTACAAATAACAGAATTTTAACTCCAAGTATTATCGGTCTTGATTCACTTTACTTGTTAATTCAGACCTTTATCATTTTCGTCTTTGGCTCAATGAGTTCAACTGCAACGGATAAAAATCTTAATTTTGTATTATCTGTTGGCCTTATGATTCTTTTCGCTGCGGTGTTATATAAGTTCCTTTTTAAAAGAGAAGGACAAAACATTTATTTCTTACTACTGGTCGGGATTATTCTTGGGACTTTCTTTGGAAGTATCTCTGATTTCATGCAGGTCTTAATTGATCCGAATGAGTTTATGATTGTTCAAGACCGAATGTTTGCAAGTTTTAACAATGTAAATACGGATGTCCTATTAATCTCTTGTATTCTTGTTTCGTTAACAGTCCTTTATTTTATAAGATTTACAAAGTACTTGGATGTAATTTCCTTAGGGAAAGAACATGCAATTAACCTCGGTGTAAATTATGACGCGGTAGTTAAAAGATTACTTATTGTTGTGGCTATCCTGATTTCAGTTGCGACGGCACTTGTTGGTCCAATTACTTTCTTAGGACTGCTAGTAGCAAACGTAGCACATGAATTTTTCAAAACCTATAAACATCAGTATTTAATCTTTGGCTCTGTTTTAATAAGTATCATTGCCTTAGTAGGTGGGCAACTCATTGTAGAAAGAGTGTTTACATTTTCAACAACCTTAAGTGTCATCATCAATTTTGTCGGTGGAGTGTACTTTATCTATCTTCTGTTAAAGGGGAATAAATCATGGTAAATGTAAAAAGTGTTTTTAAGAAATATGGGAGTAAAAATGTAGTTGAAGATGTTTCTGTTAACATTCAAAAAGGAAAAATCACCTCGTTTATTGGCCCAAACGGGGCCGGGAAAAGTACGCTGCTTTCAATGATTAGCCGGCTTATCCCAATTGATAGTGGAGAGGTATTCATTGATGATAAAGACCTTACGAAATCAAAAAGTAATGACTTAGCAAAGAAGATCTCGATTCTAAAGCAATCGAACAATGTGAATCTACGTTTAACAGTAAGAGAACTTGTGAGCTTCGGGCGCTTTCCTTATTCGCAAGGAAGGTTAACTAGAGAGGATTGGAAGTTTGTTGACGAAGCCATTGATTACATGGAATTAGCGGATATGCAGGATAAGTTCCTAGACCAATTGAGTGGTGGTCAAAAACAAAGGGCATTTATCGCCATGGTTATTGCGCAAGATACGGATTACATTTTACTAGATGAACCACTAAATAACCTTGATATGAAGCACTCTGTACAGATCATGAAGGTGCTAAGAAGATTAGTAGATGAACTTGGGAAAACAGTGGTAATTGTTATCCATGATATCAACTTTGCTTCCTGCTATTCCGATTATATTGTTGCTCTAAAGGATGGGAAGGTTGTTAAAGAAGGCAAGACAGACGAAATTATTAACCGTGGTGTTTTAAAGGACATTTATGATATGGATATTGAAATCCAATGCATTAATGAAAACAAGATTTGTGTGTATTTTTCTTAAAATGATTTAACTTACTTTGATGTCGAACCAAAAAAATTCTCAAAAAAAAGACCCACTAATCTGAAATCTGCCAATTTCAAAGAGATTAGAAGGCCCTTACAAATCTAACTTTACAAGAAAAGGCTGTTGCTAGCAACTATAGAGTGAGTATTTTAAAAGGGAGCGACATCAAACTAATTTTAAATAAAAAATATATTCATTTAGGAGTGTTATGACATGAAAAAAGTAGTTTTGGTTATGCTTGTATTATTTTTTGCACTATTCACTGCAGCTTGCGGTGGAGCAGAGGAAACATTAACATCGAACGAAGAAACACAAACAGGTTCAACAACTGATTCAGCAAAAGAGGAGCTAAAAGAATTAACGCTTACTCACCAATTAGGTGAAACAGTTGTTACAACAAATCCATCTAAGGTTGTTGTATTTGATTTTGGTGTGTTAGATTCACTAGACAAATTAGGTGTAGAAGTGACTGGTGTACCACAAGCCAATATCCCAGCTTACTTAGAAAAATATAAAGACGCAAAGTATGAAAATGTTGGTAGTTTAAAAGAACCAGATTTTGAAAAAATTGCTTCTCTTAATCCAGATCTAATCATCATTTCGGGAAGACAACAAGAAGCTTATGCAGAGTTATCTAAAATTGGTCCAACAATTTTCATGGGACTTGATACATCAAGATATATGGAATCTTTTGCTGAAAATATGACTAGATTAGGTGAAATTTTTGGGAAAGAAGAAGAAGTGAAGGCTGAATTAGCTACGATTGAAGCAGATATTAATTCACTAAATGAAAAAGCAACAGCTGCAGGTAAGGGACTAATTGTATTAGCAAATGAAGGGAATATCAGTGCTTATGGTGCAGGTTCTCGTTTTGGAATTCTTCACGATGTATTTGGTTTTGCTGCTGCAGATGAGAATATCGAAGTATCAACACATGGTCAAAACGTATCCTTTGAATATATCGTTGAAAAAGATCCAGATTTCTTATTTGTTATTGACCGTGGTGCAGCTGTAAATGGTCAATCATCTGCGAAAACATTGATTGAAAACAGCTTAACAGAAAACACAAAAGCATTTAAAGAAGGAAACATTGTATACTTAGATCCAAACTTCTGGTACTTATCTGGTGGAGGATTGGTTTCTGTTTCTGAAATGATTAAGGAAATTAGTGCAGTTCTAGAATAGTAGATTCGTGGAAGGAGGTACTTGATTATGTTTGTTCAATTGAGAAAAACAGTGGTAAAAGAAGGCTATTCTGATAAAGTTGTTCAGCGCTTTAGTGGCGAGGGAATTATCGAAAAGCAAGAAGGCTTTATTGATTTATCAGTGATGGTAAAAAAGGTTAGTCGTGGCGATGAAGAAGTCGTTGTAATGATCCGTTGGGAGTCTGAAGACCTTTGGAAACAATGGGAAAAAAGCGATGCTCATATTGCAGGTCATAAAGCAAAGCTTGGCCAGCCAAAACCAGACTATGTTATTAGTTCTGAAGGCGAAAAATATGAAGTTGTGGCTGTAAAGGGACCAGTTGGGAAATAGTAGATTGTAAGGGTATTAAGCATAGGTGCTTAATGCCCTTTTGTTTTTTGGGATATTTTAGTAGAATGGTAGTAGGTACATTGGATAAATAGAACGTGAGAGGAAACTTGATAAAATGAAGAAAATTTGGGGGAAGCTCCTAGTTTTAGTAATAATAATTGGAATAAGTTACGTGGTTTCTGTACATATGCTAATTGCTTCCATTGGGAAAGAGCAGCCGCCAGATGGAGTTGATTACGTGATTGTACTAGGTGCTAGATTGCATGGAGAGGATATGTCACTTGCACTATATCATCGGGTTCAGGCAGCTTTAGAATATTTAAAGAGTAATCCAGATACACATGTAGTAGTGTCAGGTGGACAGGGCCCAGGTGAAGATATAACAGAAGCAGAAGCCATGGCAAGGTTTTTTAGTGAAAATGGAATTGAGAATGAGCGAATTATAATGGAAGACCGATCTACATCGACACTTGAGAATTTAAAGTACTCGAAGGAATTACTTGGTTCAGATGTGAATGAAGTGGTCATCGTAAGTAATGACTTTCATCTGTTTCGGGCGAAGTTAATTGCAAACCGGCAGGGATTTAAGCCATATATGCTGGCTGCGGAAACTCCAAGGATTGTTCGGGAGAAGTTATGGCTGAGAGAGTATGTTGCAGTGCTGAAGACGGCTTTGTTGGATTGGTGATTGTGATGTTTTTTTTCAGTTAAATGGTAATGCTTAACTGATTGGGTTAAATACTTAATTTTTTTAAAAAATACTTCCTTGTTTTGCTAGAACATTTAACAGACTGCGTGGGTTACTTTTCCTCAATCATTACAATACTTAATTTTGTAACACAAAACGAAAAACAGGTGGAACAAAACCGCCTGTTTCTCAACTTATTCAGATTTAATTTGATTAATCTCATATACTGAAAGTTGTTTAATGTATTCTTCACTATATCCACCCATATATCCCGCATTTAGTGGTCGTGGATTAGGTATATAAAAAGCGGAAGAATCATCTTTCCAATGAGCAAGTATAGCAATAACTGCAGGTAATTGTGCCTTTTCTATAATTCGAATGCTTCCTGAAAGTCGATTGCCCTCGATGTTGGCAATATATACATTGTTGTGAGAGTATTTGCCTTCTATTACACTCTCATCAAATAACATTTTGGTACCATCAGGTGAAATGCTAAAGAATGGTGTCCAAGTGCCTTCAGAATCTGTGCCTCCTGATACAACCTTATTTACAATTTTTTCTTCCATATTGTAAATGAAGATTCCAGACTCTTCATTATAGGTACCATTAAACACTAGAAGATTGTCGTTTATGATTTCAAAACGTGCAATGCGATCTTCTTTATGTTCAATCGGAAGAACTAACTCCTTTTTATTATCTGCCGTCAGTCTATAGAGTGCATCTCCTTCTTTTAATTCATTTATCAACAGATAAACAAAGTCATTGTGTATTTTCCCTTCCTTAATCATGAAGTCTTTCAAAGTAAATAGTTTATCCATATTAATTTTTTTCTTTTTTTCTGAACGTGTTTCAATAAATACGTAGGTTAAATTAGTGGAATCAAAGTGTGAAACAAACTCACCCTTATTGCCAAGTTATAACCAAATTTTTGTAGAAAGAGTTTTTCCTTAAAAAAAGGAAAAAATGAATAGCCATATTTTATTTGGTGTACCTTAAAAATGAACCATTTTAGACTTCAAGTGAGGTGAATATGATGAGTTGGTTTTTAAAGGTTATTAAGAACTATGCTGT
This window contains:
- a CDS encoding ABC transporter ATP-binding protein, coding for MVNVKSVFKKYGSKNVVEDVSVNIQKGKITSFIGPNGAGKSTLLSMISRLIPIDSGEVFIDDKDLTKSKSNDLAKKISILKQSNNVNLRLTVRELVSFGRFPYSQGRLTREDWKFVDEAIDYMELADMQDKFLDQLSGGQKQRAFIAMVIAQDTDYILLDEPLNNLDMKHSVQIMKVLRRLVDELGKTVVIVIHDINFASCYSDYIVALKDGKVVKEGKTDEIINRGVLKDIYDMDIEIQCINENKICVYFS
- a CDS encoding siderophore ABC transporter substrate-binding protein; the encoded protein is MKKVVLVMLVLFFALFTAACGGAEETLTSNEETQTGSTTDSAKEELKELTLTHQLGETVVTTNPSKVVVFDFGVLDSLDKLGVEVTGVPQANIPAYLEKYKDAKYENVGSLKEPDFEKIASLNPDLIIISGRQQEAYAELSKIGPTIFMGLDTSRYMESFAENMTRLGEIFGKEEEVKAELATIEADINSLNEKATAAGKGLIVLANEGNISAYGAGSRFGILHDVFGFAAADENIEVSTHGQNVSFEYIVEKDPDFLFVIDRGAAVNGQSSAKTLIENSLTENTKAFKEGNIVYLDPNFWYLSGGGLVSVSEMIKEISAVLE
- a CDS encoding iron chelate uptake ABC transporter family permease subunit, producing MSNNLKLIILSVISIILISIFMFIDAGGNWEYVLPRRGKKILAIAVTGGVIAFSTIIFQTITNNRILTPSIIGLDSLYLLIQTFIIFVFGSMSSTATDKNLNFVLSVGLMILFAAVLYKFLFKREGQNIYFLLLVGIILGTFFGSISDFMQVLIDPNEFMIVQDRMFASFNNVNTDVLLISCILVSLTVLYFIRFTKYLDVISLGKEHAINLGVNYDAVVKRLLIVVAILISVATALVGPITFLGLLVANVAHEFFKTYKHQYLIFGSVLISIIALVGGQLIVERVFTFSTTLSVIINFVGGVYFIYLLLKGNKSW
- a CDS encoding ABC transporter permease gives rise to the protein MKLRYLLIALFILSIASLFIGVKDVSPLDLFSLTEDQLQILLVSRLPRLISIIIAGLSMSIVGLIMQQLTRNKFVSPTTAGTMDSARLGILVALMLFTSASPIEKMLVAFVFALLGTFIFIKILDKVKFKDAIFIPLVGLMFGNIISSITTFFAYKNDLIQNMSSWLQGNFSMSIQGRYELLYISIPLVIIAYLYANKFTIAGMGEEFAINLGLNHKQVVNIGLVISALVTTVVLLTVGMIPFLGLIIPNIVTIYQGDHLKKSLSHTAVLGAVFVLACDILGRIIIYPYEIPIGVTVGVIGSGIFLYLLLRRKAHE
- a CDS encoding YdcF family protein; translation: MKKIWGKLLVLVIIIGISYVVSVHMLIASIGKEQPPDGVDYVIVLGARLHGEDMSLALYHRVQAALEYLKSNPDTHVVVSGGQGPGEDITEAEAMARFFSENGIENERIIMEDRSTSTLENLKYSKELLGSDVNEVVIVSNDFHLFRAKLIANRQGFKPYMLAAETPRIVREKLWLREYVAVLKTALLDW
- a CDS encoding antibiotic biosynthesis monooxygenase translates to MFVQLRKTVVKEGYSDKVVQRFSGEGIIEKQEGFIDLSVMVKKVSRGDEEVVVMIRWESEDLWKQWEKSDAHIAGHKAKLGQPKPDYVISSEGEKYEVVAVKGPVGK